A portion of the Flavobacterium limnophilum genome contains these proteins:
- a CDS encoding helix-turn-helix domain-containing protein, with protein sequence MSSLGATLKDARKNVGLTLRQVEEMTDISNAYLSQLENEKIKNPSVNILSKLSSLYKVSLKTLLSNAKMIDKNEAQQEEINLNFAQKIAFRAEDLTEDERNDVLKYLEFIKSRKREL encoded by the coding sequence ATGAGTTCACTTGGAGCAACTTTAAAAGATGCAAGAAAAAATGTAGGGCTTACATTAAGACAAGTTGAAGAAATGACAGATATTTCTAATGCTTATCTTAGTCAGTTAGAAAATGAAAAAATTAAAAATCCATCAGTTAATATCTTATCAAAACTATCATCTTTATATAAAGTGTCTTTAAAGACACTTCTTTCAAACGCTAAAATGATAGATAAAAATGAGGCTCAACAGGAAGAAATTAATTTGAATTTTGCCCAGAAAATAGCTTTTCGAGCTGAAGATTTAACAGAAGACGAAAGAAATGATGTTTTGAAATATTTAGAATTTATTAAATCACGTAAAAGGGAATTATGA